The following are from one region of the Dermacentor albipictus isolate Rhodes 1998 colony chromosome 5, USDA_Dalb.pri_finalv2, whole genome shotgun sequence genome:
- the LOC139060057 gene encoding cytochrome P450 3A24-like isoform X2, with the protein MLQRARSSSVYQLALVQWKKEHGNLFGVYVGSEPFLVITDPQMAHECLVKQAAIFQDRPTSFVDAEPFKSSLFQLGGNKWKNVRNALNYGFSSNRIKDLSTVADFSATRFVEKISSISLRSGHVEVFDRALDFAFDFIMNTVLAQKVKSQQDCNEPILEFLKQVSKDMENSAIEVAFTVPVIRAVLTLIYPFTKHARAFKNIMGNVQHIIELRRSGELPKEPSVLQTLLGTEALDVAQKKRNRLNKYLNDQDISSNAAIFLLAGTEATASALSFLMYLLARHPSEQEKVFKEMEDIFPSEEGIKLNFDELHRLKRIDMVIYEGLRLYPPIPLYLIRSCCLDTTVSGQCIPAGVNVMVTPWLIHHDPEVWPEPEKFLPDRFAEENSESRQNGIYMPFGLGPRVCVGQRLGFLAVKSALVKVVRDFRLTLCDEAAGPPTLSVPSVILIPGGGVRVKLEPRTPIASSERCKDGNRTFMAA; encoded by the exons GCTCTCGTGCAGTGGAAAAAGGAACATGGAAATCTGTTCGGCGTCTACGTCGGGAGCGAACCTTTCTTGGTCATCACAGACCCACAGATGGCACACGAGTGCCTTGTCAAGCAAGCTGCTATATTCCAGGACAGACCGACATCTTTCGTGGATGCGGAACCTTTCAAAAGCAGCCTCTTTCAGCTTGGTG GTAACAAATGGAAGAACGTGAGGAATGCGTTGAACTACGGTTTCAGTTCAAACAGGATAAAGGATCTCTCCACAGTAGCAGACTTTAGTGCCACTAGATTTGTGGAGAAGATATCTTCGATAAGCCTGAGGAGCGGACACGTTGAAGTGTTCGATCGTGCATTGGACTTCGCTTTCGACTTCATCATGAACACGGTACTGGCACAAAAG GTGAAATCTCAGCAGGACTGCAACGAACCAATTCTGGAGTTCCTGAAGCAAGTCTCTAAGGACATGGAGAACTCAGCCATTGAAGTGGCGTTTACGGTACCCGTCATACGGGCAGTCCTTACGCTGATATATCCATTCACAAAGCATGCTAGAGCGTTTAAAAACATTATGGGCAATGTGCAACACATAATCGAATTACGCCGTTCCGGAGAACTCCCGAAGGAACCCAGCGTGCTTCAGACGCTTCTGGGCACAGAAGCCCTCGATGTAGCTCAAAAGAAACGTAACAGGCTCAACAAATACTTGAACGACCAGGACATATCGTCCAATGCGGCAATATTTCTGTTGGCTGGCACAGAGGCTACGGCTTCCGCGCTTTCTTTTTTGATGTATCTCTTGGCAAGACACCCAAGTGAGCAGGAAAAAGTATTCAAGGAGATGGAAGATATTTTTCCCTCTGAAGAAGGAATCAAGCTGAACTTCGACGAGCTGCATCGGCTAAAAAGAATCGACATGGTGATCTATGAAGGACTTCGCCTCTACCCTCCCATCCCGCTGTATTTGATAAGGAGTTGCTGTCTGGACACGACTGTTAGTGGACAGTGCATTCCAGCAGGTGTCAATGTAATGGTTACACCGTGGCTCATCCATCATGACCCTGAAGTTTGGCCGGAGCCTGAGAAGTTCCTCCCAGACAGGTTTGCCGAAGAAAACAGCGAAAGTCGCCAGAATGGGATTTATATGCCTTTCGGATTGGGGCCCAGAGTGTGCGTAGGCCAGAGGTTAGGGTTCCTGGCGGTAAAATCAGCGCTCGTTAAAGTTGTTCGAGATTTTAGGCTAACCTTGTGCGACGAGGCCGCTGGGCCGCCAACGTTATCGGTTCCTAGCGTAATACTCATACCTGGAGGAGGAGTGAGGGTCAAGCTGGAGCCCAGGACACCGATAGCGTCGAGTGAGCGGTGCAAGGATGGCAATCGTACGTTCATGGCAGCTTAG
- the LOC139060057 gene encoding cytochrome P450 3A4-like isoform X1 codes for MEITAFLVAALVAISAATVVLWLLKRRRRHKLFKDLGIPGPKPDFFWGNLKQMDHRRIEALVQWKKEHGNLFGVYVGSEPFLVITDPQMAHECLVKQAAIFQDRPTSFVDAEPFKSSLFQLGGNKWKNVRNALNYGFSSNRIKDLSTVADFSATRFVEKISSISLRSGHVEVFDRALDFAFDFIMNTVLAQKVKSQQDCNEPILEFLKQVSKDMENSAIEVAFTVPVIRAVLTLIYPFTKHARAFKNIMGNVQHIIELRRSGELPKEPSVLQTLLGTEALDVAQKKRNRLNKYLNDQDISSNAAIFLLAGTEATASALSFLMYLLARHPSEQEKVFKEMEDIFPSEEGIKLNFDELHRLKRIDMVIYEGLRLYPPIPLYLIRSCCLDTTVSGQCIPAGVNVMVTPWLIHHDPEVWPEPEKFLPDRFAEENSESRQNGIYMPFGLGPRVCVGQRLGFLAVKSALVKVVRDFRLTLCDEAAGPPTLSVPSVILIPGGGVRVKLEPRTPIASSERCKDGNRTFMAA; via the exons ATGGAAATAACGGCGTTCCTAGTCGCAGCTCTTGTTGCTATCTCCGCGGCCACAGTCGTGCTCTGGCTGCTGAAGCGTCGTCGCAGGCACAAGTTGTTCAAAGATCTCGGAATCCCAGGGCCGAAACCGGACTTCTTTTGGGGAAACTTGAAGCAAATGGACCACAGACGCATTGAG GCTCTCGTGCAGTGGAAAAAGGAACATGGAAATCTGTTCGGCGTCTACGTCGGGAGCGAACCTTTCTTGGTCATCACAGACCCACAGATGGCACACGAGTGCCTTGTCAAGCAAGCTGCTATATTCCAGGACAGACCGACATCTTTCGTGGATGCGGAACCTTTCAAAAGCAGCCTCTTTCAGCTTGGTG GTAACAAATGGAAGAACGTGAGGAATGCGTTGAACTACGGTTTCAGTTCAAACAGGATAAAGGATCTCTCCACAGTAGCAGACTTTAGTGCCACTAGATTTGTGGAGAAGATATCTTCGATAAGCCTGAGGAGCGGACACGTTGAAGTGTTCGATCGTGCATTGGACTTCGCTTTCGACTTCATCATGAACACGGTACTGGCACAAAAG GTGAAATCTCAGCAGGACTGCAACGAACCAATTCTGGAGTTCCTGAAGCAAGTCTCTAAGGACATGGAGAACTCAGCCATTGAAGTGGCGTTTACGGTACCCGTCATACGGGCAGTCCTTACGCTGATATATCCATTCACAAAGCATGCTAGAGCGTTTAAAAACATTATGGGCAATGTGCAACACATAATCGAATTACGCCGTTCCGGAGAACTCCCGAAGGAACCCAGCGTGCTTCAGACGCTTCTGGGCACAGAAGCCCTCGATGTAGCTCAAAAGAAACGTAACAGGCTCAACAAATACTTGAACGACCAGGACATATCGTCCAATGCGGCAATATTTCTGTTGGCTGGCACAGAGGCTACGGCTTCCGCGCTTTCTTTTTTGATGTATCTCTTGGCAAGACACCCAAGTGAGCAGGAAAAAGTATTCAAGGAGATGGAAGATATTTTTCCCTCTGAAGAAGGAATCAAGCTGAACTTCGACGAGCTGCATCGGCTAAAAAGAATCGACATGGTGATCTATGAAGGACTTCGCCTCTACCCTCCCATCCCGCTGTATTTGATAAGGAGTTGCTGTCTGGACACGACTGTTAGTGGACAGTGCATTCCAGCAGGTGTCAATGTAATGGTTACACCGTGGCTCATCCATCATGACCCTGAAGTTTGGCCGGAGCCTGAGAAGTTCCTCCCAGACAGGTTTGCCGAAGAAAACAGCGAAAGTCGCCAGAATGGGATTTATATGCCTTTCGGATTGGGGCCCAGAGTGTGCGTAGGCCAGAGGTTAGGGTTCCTGGCGGTAAAATCAGCGCTCGTTAAAGTTGTTCGAGATTTTAGGCTAACCTTGTGCGACGAGGCCGCTGGGCCGCCAACGTTATCGGTTCCTAGCGTAATACTCATACCTGGAGGAGGAGTGAGGGTCAAGCTGGAGCCCAGGACACCGATAGCGTCGAGTGAGCGGTGCAAGGATGGCAATCGTACGTTCATGGCAGCTTAG